The following coding sequences are from one Nilaparvata lugens isolate BPH chromosome 6, ASM1435652v1, whole genome shotgun sequence window:
- the LOC111052752 gene encoding LOW QUALITY PROTEIN: protein suppressor of sable (The sequence of the model RefSeq protein was modified relative to this genomic sequence to represent the inferred CDS: inserted 1 base in 1 codon): protein MINITNNLNEMFEFANVDDNDLDGGEDLEDGEIFDDEAEAEDRSETEVQKTPKVDTQKKVSAAPTAARDASPVAKSVLKTDAHNVLEKKSEKLAGQQRWADERAKKEEKNSAHLEPEKRSKEKKLKRKKAKDEDSENDGPKFKEKKRKTSFERELEKLDDSDYLDEEDEQMLNIRGASPGKWMDIFTDDEDGGSFDGSDGGRDREMMRGGRGGAARRRGSGFRGGRIDRLGRRERVVMNSRGKRRGKGIGMRGGKRRGEDKDVCIYHMQGKCHRGNDCPFSHDVVPPRKMELCKFYLMDCCAKKDKCLYMHSEFPCKYFHTGLKCFAGKNCKFSHAKLTDELRAILNKTYGPSGMNEFTSTHQEQSNNHRQHLETAPKDILGDFPRLREATRNLKKCKNIPSLFDLRISPPPRDMQSDSDGNHTPMPSPTHQPNNKDFFRESMEREHTPPQMHERRRGEHHHKSEHRSSKSGSLQQQSRRTDRFAESPAESSRGARRDERRESSKSAGRRSSREDSAGEHQHHPHHGHHHGHHHHHGHHYSENSSRAASAHGPNNSRRQQSFSPPTNHHHYDREWHHDQEQMEEEEREREVYILKLLEPDYRKHVARKRLKAPEPDQSSNDILSHLPKKQRELFLRIQQQQRQAENSQESNPEDEDQDNDYNKQEENWYSSDEESTPXTTILKNINIPKTPMTNSSLSPNQNQHQQRNQHHHDQQSHTQVSDDHQRSFASSSSSAPPQVAIPDIDFGDVSALLSKVKQHFQTTADRSKVRDPRLRADPEPSEMQHQHSTSSGDSSHTLSNASAHARTPLASAQAPTQLSPSISAILNSATRAHHHPQPTSRSSPPPHHQQNVSPPSLPHSTPHSHTHHQNVSPSPTHSSSHSHHHQNVSPSHRHSLDSYSPFPSSHHHNRLSSYPPATPSLNDDADDDDDMVEDSLKLKGLPFKPVPMHTAATEIDASINSHPPIVYRLVPIAVSKPDYSSLQIMPKGGALDPRWRKAVRFSEELGAGAGGNRRDPRHRLAADDPPRPSHPSLSVPTSDPRQRVSAASMLAPPTPRYDDDYMPSRAAATPQMDATYCPPTPRLDDEPPQPSPIVAPKLRLNDPRQRQHMMNQSLYDQIRQQQQQMQFVPNQQQMMFDPSRPMYANDMSANISSRQPQYNNYK from the exons ATGATCAACATTACAAACAATTTGAACGAAATGTTCGAATTTGCAAATGTCGATGATAATGATTTAGATGG TGGGGAAGATTTGGAAGACGGCGAAATCTTCGACGATGAAGCCGAGGCTGAAGACAGGTCGGAAACGGAAGTCCAGAAAACTCCCAAAGTCGACACCCAGAAAAAAGTGAGCGCTGCTCCTACAGCTGCTCGTGATGCTTCTCCTGTCGCCAAATCAGTATTGAAGACCGATGCACACAATGTTCTCGAGAAGAAAAGCGAAAAGTTGGCTGGCCAACAACGTTGGGCGGACGAACGCgcgaagaaagaggagaagaatagTGCACATCTCGAGCCCGAGAAAAGGTCCAAAGAGAAGAAGCTGAAAAGGAAGAAAGCTAAAGATGAGGATAGCGAGAATGATGGCCCTAAGTTCAAGGAAAAG AAGCGGAAAACCAGCTTCGAAAGAGAACTTGAGAAGTTGGATGACTCCGATTACTTAGATGAAGAGGATGAACAGATGTTGAACATTAGAGGTGCTTCTCCTGGCAAGTGGATGGATATTTTTACCGATG ATGAAGATGGAGGTAGCTTTGATGGAAGCGATGGaggaagagatagagagatGATGAGAGGGGGAAGAGGGGGCGCCGCCCGAAGAAGAGGCTCAGGATTCCGTGGAGGACGAATTGATAGACTTGGCAGGCGAGAGAGGGTAGTGATGAACAGTCGAGGAAAGAGGAGGGGAAAGGGGATCGGAATGCGAGGTGGAAAAAGAAGAGGCGAGGATAAGGACGTCTGTATATACCACATGCAGGGCAAATGTCACAGG GGCAACGACTGTCCGTTTTCGCACGACGTAGTCCCGCCTAGGAAAATGGAACTGTGCAAGTTCTATCTGATGGACTGTTGCGCCAAAAAAGACAAATGTCTCTACATGCACTCCGAGTTTCCCTGTAAATACTTTCACACGGGTCTCAAGTGTTTTGCCGGCAAAAATTGTAAATTCAGTCACGCCAAACTTACTGATGAACTTCGAGCGATTTTAAACAAG ACGTATGGACCTTCAGGTATGAATGAGTTTACAAGCACACATCAGGAACAATCTAATAATCACAGACAG CATTTGGAGACAGCGCCGAAGGATATTCTTGGTGATTTTCCAAGACTGAGAGAGGcaaccagaaatttgaaaaaatgtaaaaatataccTTCTCTATTCGACTTGAGAATCTCTCCGCCACCAAGAGACATGCAATCAGATTCAG ATGGTAACCACACCCCTATGCCCTCTCCTACACACCAGCCTAATAATAAGGATTTCTTCAGGGAGTCAATGGAAAG GGAACACACACCACCTCAAATGCACGAACGTCGCAGAGGCGAGCACCATCACAAGAGCGAGCATCGCTCGAGTAAAAGCGGTTCGCTGCAGCAGCAGTCGCGACGAACAGACCGCTTCGCCGAGAGCCCGGCAGAGAGTTCGCGCGGTGCGCGGAGGGACGAACGGCGAGAAAGCAGCAAATCGGCGGGCAGGCGATCGTCGCGGGAGGATTCGGCGGGCGAACACCAGCACCACCCGCACCACGGACACCACCATGGACACCATCACCATCACGGACACCATTACAGCGAGAACAGTTCGCGCGCCGCGTCCGCGCATGGGCCGAACAACAGTAGGCGACAGCAGTCGTTCTCGCCGCCGACCAACCATCATCACTACGACAGGGAGTGGCACCATGACCAGGAGCagatggaggaagaggagagggagagagaggtt TATATTCTCAAGTTACTGGAGCCAGATTATCGGAAGCATGTAGCTCGAA AACGTCTAAAGGCACCAGAACCTGACCAAAGCAGTAACGACATCCTTTCTCATTTGCCGAAGAAGCAGAGGGAACTGTTCCTTCGCATCCAGCAACAACAGAGACAAGCTGAAAACAGCCAG GAAAGTAATCCAGAAGATGAAGACCAAGACAACGATTACAATAAACAAGAAGAGAACTGGTATTCAAGCGATGAAGAATCGACAC TCACAACAATACTGAAGAATATCAACATTCCGAAAACTCCGATGACAAATTCATCTCTGTCGCCCAATCAAAATCAACATCAACAGCGGAATCAACATCATCATGATCAACAGAGCCATACACAAGTCTCTGATGATCATCAACGGTCATTTGCATCATCGTCATCTTCTGCTCCACCG CAGGTCGCAATTCCAGATATTGACTTTGGCGACGTTTCAGCTCTGCTCTCCAAAGTTAAACAACATTTCCAGACCACTGCTGACAGATCCAA AGTGCGCGACCCAAGACTCAGAGCCGACCCGGAACCGTCTGAAATGCAACATCAGCACTCCACGAGTAGTGGCGACTCTTCACACACTCTCTCAAACGCTTCCGCTCACGCGCGCACGCCACTCGCATCCGCTCAGGCACCTACGCAGCTCTCGCCGTCAATCAGTGCGATTCTGAATTCGGCCACCAGGGCGCACCACCATCCTCAACCGACCTCTCGTTCTTCACCGCCCCCTCATCATCAACAGAAtgtctctcctccttctcttcctcattctACACCTCACTCTCACACCCATCATCAAAATGTCTCTCCTTCCCCTACTCATTCATCCTCTCATTCCCACCACCATCAAAATGTCTCTCCCTCTCATCGTCATTCCCTCGATTCGTACAGTCCGTTTCCCAGTTCGCATCATCACAATCGTTTGTCATCGTACCCTCCCGCCACTCCTTCGCTGAACgatgatgctgatgatgatgatgacatgGTCGAGGACAGCTTGAAGCTGAAGGGTCTGCCGTTCAAGCCGGTGCCGATGCATACGGCGGCCACCGAGATAGACGCTTCCATCAATTCGCATCCGCCCATCGTGTACAGGCTCGTGCCCATTGCCGTCTCCAAGCCTGACTACTCGTCTTTACAGATTATGCCTAAG GGCGGAGCACTGGATCCGCGGTGGCGAAAAGCGGTGCGCTTCAGCGAGGAGTTAGGGGCGGGGGCGGGAGGTAACCGCCGCGATCCCCGCCACCGCTTGGCCGCCGATGACCCTCCCCGGCCGTCGCATCCTTCCCTGTCCGTCCCCACCTCCGATCCCCGCCAACGGGTCTCAGCCGCCTCCATGCTGGCTCCACCAACGCCTAG ATACGATGACGACTACATGCCATCCAGAGCCGCTGCGACGCCACAAATGGACGCCACATATTGTCCGCCGACGCCACGTCTCGACGACGAACCACCGCAGCCGTCGCCAATAGTGGCGCCCAAACTGCGGCTAAACGACCCCCGCCAGCGGCAACATATGATGAATCAGTCACTCTACGACCAGATcaggcagcagcagcagcagatgCAGTTTGTGCCTAATCAGCAGCAAATGATGTTTGATCCCAGCCGGCCTATGTATGCAAACGATATGTCAGCAAATATTAGTAGTAGGCAACcacagtataataattataagtga
- the LOC111052744 gene encoding UV excision repair protein RAD23 homolog B encodes MLITFKNLQQQTFQVDIEPTQTVKQLKEKIQQEKGKDYPADNQRLIYAGKILTDDSTISEYNIDEKKFIVVMVSKPKAASDSTAAAPTPAPPAAAAPAPATPATTPASQSDDRGASGAESAQQANISEAESALLMGDEYNAILQNIIDMGYDRDQVEAALRASFNNPDRAVEYLITGIPSENDTSPPVEVAESGGEGGEEPLAFLRTQPQFQQMRSMVQQNPELLDAVLQQIRQTNPALLQLISQNQEAFVRMLNEPQAGGGGSGGGAGAGAAVPAAAGGATPVRVTPQDKEAIERLKALGFPEHLVIQAYFACDKNENLAANFLLSQTMDD; translated from the exons atgttgATCACGTTCAAAAATCTTCAACAACAGACTTTTCAAGTGGACATAGAGCCGACGCAAACT GTAAAACAACTTAAAGAAAAGATACaacaagaaaaaggaaaagactACCCGGCTGATAATCAAAGACTTATATATGCTG GAAAAATCCTGACCGATGACTCGACGATCAGCGAGTACAACATCGATGAGAAGAAGTTCATCGTGGTGATGGTTTCGAAGCCGAAGGCAGCCAGCGATTCGACAGCGGCCGCCCCCACTCCTGCGCCGCCCGCGGCTGCCGCCCCTGCCCCTGCCACACCCGCCACCACCCCCGCCAGTCAAAGTGATGACAG GGGGGCTAGTGGCGCGGAGTCAGCTCAGCAAGCCAATATCTCGGAGGCCGAATCAGCGCTTCTGATGGGCGACGAATACaatgctattcttcaaaatATTATCGATATGGGATACGATAGGGACCAG GTGGAAGCAGCGCTTAGGGCTAGTTTTAATAATCCCGACCGAGCGGTCGAATATCTAATAACCGGAATTCCTTCAGAAAACGATACGTCACCACCCGTCGAAGTTGCAG AAAGCGGTGGCGAGGGCGGCGAAGAGCCGCTAGCGTTTTTGCGCACGCAGCCGCAGTTCCAGCAGATGCGGTCGATGGTGCAGCAGAACCCCGAGCTGCTAGACGCAGTGCTGCAGCAGATCAGGCAGACCAACCCGGCGTTGCTGCAGCTCATCTCGCAGAACCAGGAGGCGTTTGTGCGCATGCTCAACGAGCCCCAGGCGGGGGGTGGTGGCAGTGGTGGTGGTGCAGGTGCCGGCGCTGCTGTACCGGCGGCGGCTGGAGGAGCCACGCCGGTGCGTGTCACGCCGCAGGACAAGGAGGCCATCGAAAGG CTGAAAGCACTGGGCTTCCCCGAACATCTG